The Deinococcus wulumuqiensis R12 genome has a window encoding:
- the truA gene encoding tRNA pseudouridine(38-40) synthase TruA, which produces MDADPPRLYAPPSGFTRLRLTVAWDGRDFAGWQEQRNAASVQATLQAALEQIGGQGALRPVAAGRTDAGVHAEAMPLHWDVPQTFRVPLPQLPRALNARLPGAVSVLAADLAPPGFHARFSCTERRYVYRLWVAPQRHPLWAGRALHVPGPLNAAEMNRAAHSLLGLHDFAAFATREDRQTVRDLLRLDVQARSDGHRGGELWEIHVAGESFLRHMVRGLVGTLLLVGQGKLAAAEVRGILASRERAQAGANVPPGGLYFTGAEYGVRRVEGRPRAGQGTEENGLTAVDG; this is translated from the coding sequence ATGGACGCCGACCCGCCCCGCCTGTACGCGCCCCCCTCCGGTTTCACGCGGCTGCGGCTGACCGTGGCCTGGGACGGACGCGACTTTGCGGGCTGGCAGGAACAGCGCAACGCCGCGAGCGTGCAGGCGACCTTGCAGGCGGCGCTGGAGCAGATAGGCGGTCAGGGCGCCCTGCGTCCGGTGGCAGCGGGCCGCACCGATGCCGGGGTCCATGCCGAGGCGATGCCCCTTCACTGGGACGTGCCGCAGACCTTCCGCGTGCCCCTGCCGCAGTTGCCCCGCGCCCTGAACGCCCGGCTGCCGGGAGCGGTGTCCGTGCTGGCTGCCGACCTCGCGCCCCCCGGTTTTCATGCCCGTTTTTCCTGCACCGAGCGGCGCTACGTCTACCGGCTGTGGGTCGCGCCACAGCGCCATCCGTTGTGGGCAGGGCGGGCGCTGCACGTTCCCGGCCCGCTGAACGCTGCGGAGATGAACCGCGCCGCGCACTCCCTGCTGGGGCTGCACGACTTCGCCGCCTTCGCCACCCGCGAGGACCGCCAGACGGTGCGCGACCTGCTGCGGCTGGACGTTCAGGCTCGGTCAGACGGGCACCGGGGCGGCGAACTCTGGGAAATTCATGTCGCGGGCGAGAGCTTTCTGCGCCACATGGTGCGCGGTCTGGTCGGCACCCTGCTGCTGGTGGGCCAGGGCAAACTCGCCGCCGCCGAGGTCCGGGGCATCCTCGCCTCGCGTGAGCGGGCGCAGGCCGGGGCCAACGTGCCGCCGGGGGGCCTGTATTTCACCGGGGCCGAGTACGGAGTGCGCCGGGTGGAGGGGCGCCCGCGAGCGGGGCAGGGCACGGAAGAAAACGGGCTGACTGCGGTTGACGGTTGA
- the gmk gene encoding guanylate kinase, giving the protein MMASAPQDRPASSLPGERGLLIVMTGASGVGKGTLRERWLAGQDVFYSTSWTTREPRPGEVNGRDYVFVSPAEFLAKAQQGGFLEHAQFVGNHYGTPIEPIEAALDRGQDVVLEIEVEGAMQVKDRMGERAILVFIMPPSLTELRRRLTGRATETPERIEKRLARARDEIQEAHAFRYVIVNDDLDRAVGELLAVQHAERAAQRSAEHWTEQDREARALADTVRSTALSREALQRVVES; this is encoded by the coding sequence ATGATGGCCTCTGCACCACAAGACCGTCCCGCCTCGTCCCTGCCGGGAGAACGCGGCCTGCTGATCGTGATGACCGGCGCGTCGGGCGTCGGCAAGGGCACCCTGCGCGAGCGCTGGCTGGCCGGGCAGGACGTGTTCTACTCCACCTCCTGGACCACCCGTGAACCTCGCCCCGGAGAGGTGAACGGACGCGACTACGTGTTCGTGTCCCCGGCCGAATTTCTCGCCAAAGCGCAGCAGGGCGGCTTTCTGGAGCATGCCCAGTTCGTCGGCAACCACTACGGCACACCGATCGAGCCTATCGAGGCGGCGCTGGACCGGGGGCAGGACGTGGTCCTGGAAATCGAGGTGGAGGGGGCCATGCAGGTCAAGGACCGGATGGGAGAGCGGGCCATTCTCGTGTTCATCATGCCGCCGAGCCTGACCGAATTGCGCCGCCGTCTCACGGGCCGCGCCACCGAGACCCCCGAACGCATCGAAAAACGCCTCGCCCGCGCCCGCGACGAGATTCAGGAAGCCCACGCTTTTCGCTACGTGATCGTCAACGACGACCTCGACCGCGCTGTGGGCGAACTGCTTGCCGTCCAGCACGCCGAGCGGGCCGCGCAGAGGTCGGCCGAACACTGGACCGAACAGGACCGCGAAGCCCGCGCCCTGGCCGACACGGTGCGCAGCACGGCCCTGTCCCGCGAGGCCCTGCAACGGGTCGTGGAGTCCTGA
- a CDS encoding macro domain-containing protein produces the protein MPLELVQGDIVRQPVEALVTAANKQLMGGGGVDGVIHRAAGPRLLQAIRAIGGTPTGTAVITPAFDLESQGVRYVIHAVGPVWRGGHSGEAELLAGAYRESLRLAAQHGCRSVAFPAISTGVYGYPVERAAPVTLATIQDFLKGHPGLSVRVVLHGAGPMNVFERALAQL, from the coding sequence ATGCCGCTGGAACTCGTTCAGGGGGACATCGTCCGTCAGCCGGTCGAGGCGCTGGTGACCGCCGCCAACAAGCAGTTGATGGGCGGCGGCGGCGTGGACGGCGTCATTCACCGCGCCGCCGGGCCGCGTCTGCTTCAGGCCATTCGCGCCATCGGCGGCACCCCCACCGGCACCGCCGTCATCACCCCCGCCTTCGATCTGGAAAGCCAGGGCGTCAGGTACGTCATTCACGCGGTTGGCCCGGTCTGGCGCGGGGGTCACAGCGGCGAAGCCGAACTCCTGGCCGGGGCCTACCGCGAAAGCCTGCGCCTGGCCGCGCAGCACGGCTGCCGCTCGGTGGCTTTCCCCGCGATCAGCACCGGCGTCTACGGCTACCCGGTCGAGCGCGCCGCACCCGTGACGCTGGCGACCATTCAGGACTTTCTGAAAGGCCACCCGGGTCTGTCGGTGCGTGTGGTGCTGCACGGCGCAGGCCCCATGAACGTCTTTGAACGCGCTCTGGCACAGCTTTAA